A window of Campylobacter pinnipediorum subsp. pinnipediorum contains these coding sequences:
- a CDS encoding chemotaxis protein has product MTQEELDALMAGGLDDTEQISVEPSEESTKDDKSEVVESKPDSSSKEKLEKLDEYDGYRVSAESAWPPPPPTEDHKMVHQLDDVTRDSEAKATEMFDKLETINNFCMDAESGCVSLKSGIDENIQLLSTLSEKFPNVSTFKEALEKNNSLKSNLDDIISNLQMGQDEIMMTMDMMQYQDIHRQKIERVINVMRALSKYMNSLFEGKIEDEKRVGSAVHISGDTTTDNLVSNDDIEALIESLGSK; this is encoded by the coding sequence ATGACCCAAGAAGAACTTGATGCATTGATGGCAGGAGGTCTTGATGATACGGAACAGATTAGTGTGGAGCCATCCGAAGAATCAACAAAAGATGATAAAAGTGAAGTAGTTGAATCAAAACCAGATTCATCTTCCAAGGAAAAATTAGAAAAACTAGATGAATATGATGGGTATAGAGTTAGTGCCGAATCTGCTTGGCCACCACCACCACCAACAGAAGATCACAAGATGGTTCATCAGCTTGATGATGTTACAAGAGATAGTGAAGCAAAAGCTACTGAGATGTTTGATAAACTTGAAACTATCAATAATTTTTGTATGGATGCAGAAAGCGGTTGTGTTTCACTAAAATCAGGCATAGATGAAAATATACAGCTTCTTAGTACTTTAAGTGAAAAATTTCCAAATGTATCAACATTTAAAGAAGCCCTTGAAAAAAACAACTCTTTAAAATCAAATTTAGATGACATTATAAGCAATCTTCAAATGGGACAAGATGAAATTATGATGACTATGGATATGATGCAATATCAAGATATTCATCGTCAAAAAATAGAACGTGTTATAAATGTAATGCGAGCATTAAGTAAATATATGAATAGTTTATTTGAAGGTAAGATAGAAGATGAAAAAAGGGTTGGTTCTGCTGTTCATATTTCAGGAGACACAACTACAGACAATTTAGTTAGCAATGATGATATAGAGGCATTAATAGAAAGTTTGGGCAGTAAATAG